The following coding sequences are from one Panicum hallii strain FIL2 chromosome 5, PHallii_v3.1, whole genome shotgun sequence window:
- the LOC112894953 gene encoding TLC domain-containing protein 2 — protein sequence MPPQRAGGAAAGGDTSAFFAATLVLWAVSVGFEIGVRGRRELAPVAAGFAFFQAANAAVRAAVSRDPLFVNTAVSLLHSSLTFASVIFVLVNQWRNKGLENMFEHHELFGGSWVGAYSALCFSCGYFAYDQLDMLRYRLYSGWIPGILMHHLILLICFTLALYRNVTINYLILTLVCELHSIFLHIRKVRRMAGFRDFNRKVVKLEWALNWSTFVTARVVCHILITYKLIADAHKFDKGIELPLALLGMAGMNLLNIFLGLDLFKAYGRERNQQRHQD from the exons ATGCCGCCCCAGCGCGCCGGaggggccgcggccggcggcgacacGAGCGCGTTCTTCGCGGCAACGCTAGTGCTGTGGGCGGTGTCTGTGGGGTTTGAGATCGGCGTGCGGGGGCGTCGTGAGCTGGCGCCCGTGGCCGCCGGCTTCGCCTTCTTTCAGGCTGCCAACGCCGCGGTCCGAGCCGCGGTCTCCCGCGACCCGCTCTTCGTCAACACCGCCGTTTCCCTCCTCCACTCCTCCCTCACCTTCGCCTCCG TTATCTTTGTTCTTGTCAATCAATGGCGTAATAAGGGCCTCGAGAACATGTTTGAGCATCATGAACTATTTGGTGGCAGTTGGGTTGGAGCATATTCTGCCCTCTGCTTTTCTTGTGGCTACTTTGCATATGACCAATTGGACATGCTCCGTTACCGGCTATACAGTGGATGGATTCCTGGAATTCTCATGCATCACCTGATCCTGCTCATTTGCTTCACACTAGCTCTCTATAGGAATGTCACGATCAACTACCTAATTCTCACTCTTGTGTGTGAG CTGCACTCCATATTTTTGCACATAAGGAAAGTGAGGCGAATGGCTGGATTTCGTGATTTCAACCGAAAAGTGGTGAAGCTGGAATGGGCACTCAACTGGAGTACCTTTGTGACAGCAAGGGTGGTGTGCCATATCTTGATCACTTACAAACTCATCGCTGATGCCCACAAGTTTGATAAGGGCATTGAGCTTCCACTAGCTCTTCTCGGTATGGCAGGAATGAATCTTCTCAACATATTTTTAGGCCTCGATCTATTTAAAGCGTATGGACGAGAAAGAAATCAGCAGAGACATCAAGATTGA
- the LOC112894952 gene encoding AUGMIN subunit 7, whose translation MASKQMEEIQRKLSLLAYPRANTPAQSLLFAGVERYRLLEWLFFRLLGDRSPFTQQNWQGDSLDRDEENNRIQHLAEIANFLGITPSVDTEAIQGRGSYEERVELLRLIVDLVEASCYADNPEWSVDEQLAKDVQLVDSIAEKQAQIFSEECKLFPADVQIQSIYPLPDIAELELKLSEYTKKMSNLQQMVQELASKYDYNPNEDYAETELKLREHLQSFLETVKSFNTIYTKEIHPWTHMMEVPQLHGFGPAANRLLEAYNTLLKFLGNLRSLRDSYTAMAAGSLSASNEPSSVAKIISDCESALTFLNHSLSILSTSLAREQGETL comes from the exons ATGGCCTCCAAGCAGATGGAGGAGATCCAACGGAAGCTGTCCCTTCTTGCCTACCCGCGGGCCAACACCCCCGCGCAGTCCCTCCTCTTCGCCGGGGTCGAGCGCTACCGCCTCCTCGAGTGGCTGTTCTTCCG GCTCCTAGGCGACAGATCGCCGTTCACGCAGCAGAACTGGCAGGGGGATAGCCTGGACCGCGACGAGGAGAACAACAGAATCCAAC ACCTGGCGGAGATAGCTAACTTCCTGGGCATCACGCCTTCAGTGGACACCGAAGCGATTCAG GGTAGAGGCAGCTATGAGGAGCGGGTGGAACTGCTCCGTCTCATTGTCGATCTAGTGGAAGCTAGTTGCTATGCCGACAATCCAGAATGGAG TGTTGATGAGCAATTGGCAAAGGATGTGCAACTCGTAGATTCAATTGCTGAGAAACAAGCCCAAATTTTTTCGGAGGAGTGCAAGCTTTTCCCTGCAGATGTTCAAATACAATCAATTTACCCTTT GCCTGATATTGCAGAACTAGAGTTGAAGCTCTCTGAGTATACAAAAAAGATGTCCAATTTGCAGCAGATGGTTCAGGAATTGGCTTCAAAG TATGATTACAACCCAAATGAAGACTATGCCGAGACAGAGTTGAAGTTGAGGGAACATTTGCAATCATTTTTGGAAACGGTTAAATCCTTCAATACGATATATACTAAG GAAATTCATCCTTGGACCCACATGATGGAGGTGCCACAACTGCATGGCTTTGGCCCTGCCGCTAATCGCCTGTTGGAGGCATATAACACCCTTTTAAAG TTCCTAGGAAATTTGAGGAGTCTGCGAGATTCATATACTGCAATGGCTGCTGGGTCACTGTCAGCGTCTAATGAGCCTTCATCAGTCGCCAAAATTATTTCAGACTGTGAATCTGCACTGACATTCTTGAATCACAGCCTTTCCATCCTTTCAACTTCCCTGGCACGGGAGCAAGGGGAAACACTATGA
- the LOC112894322 gene encoding probable F-box protein At1g44080, with protein sequence MRRQESSSSSRRRRWTESSISERPEKLGVIDFSPATPEFSYADRPCPEFPDGSNCLSELLVESRGELFSVYICLKGFTPEILTVRVYRIYLSGRPTLSKVDDLGDRVLLLSYTNVQLLCSASKYGVKGNRVYFNHNVMGDMDGGLLCIFDLDEQSLKTLRSCPEMAELLRNPLWMLPTDQDSTRGADK encoded by the coding sequence ATGCGCCGCCAAGAAAGCTCGTCATCCagcagacggcggcggtggacggAAAGTTCTATTTCGGAGAGACCGGAAAAGCTGGGGGTCATCGATTTCTCGCCGGCAACGCCGGAGTTCAGCTACGCCGACCGCCCGTGCCCCGAGTTCCCGGATGGATCCAACTGCCTCAGCGAGCTACTGGTGGAGTCACGCGGAGAATTGTTCAGCGTCTACATCTGTCTCAAGGGATTCACACCCGAGATCTTGACGGTGCGCGTCTACAGGATCTATCTATCAGGCCGGCCAACTCTTTCCAAGGTGGACGACTTGGGCGATAGGGTGCTCCTATTGAGTTACACCAACGTGCAGCTACTGTGCTCGGCGAGCAAGTATGGGGTCAAGGGGAACCGCGTCTACTTCAACCACAATGTAATGGGTGACATGGACGGTGGGCTGCTATGCATCTTCGACTTAGACGAACAGAGCTTGAAGACTCTGCGGTCGTGTCCAGAGATGGCGGAGCTTCTGCGCAATCCTTTGTGGATGCTGCCAACTGATCAAGACAGCACCCGCGGCGCGGATAAGTAG
- the LOC112895334 gene encoding uncharacterized protein LOC112895334 → MDCWKERRARQNRELAEEALKYGVNVEETQLPGAGKNRKAAEEVQPAGAAEDGQPAGARKKRKKVVKTIMPRALIEYMILNPHNPFVDFREDKLGKRPQWFRDFYDEQKAMADNIMEYQQILIKQYRTKGYAEDYTEVEVTGEEDCTDDKDNRIEKQRGYATNLCVCLHDPTTQA, encoded by the coding sequence ATGGATTGCTGGAAGGAGAGACGGGCTCGACAGAATCGCGAGTTGGCGGAGGAGGCTCTTAAGTATGGCGTTAATGTGGAGGAGACCCAGCTTCCAGGGGCTGGAAAGAATCgcaaggcggcggaggaggtccaGCCGGCAGGCGCCGCAGAGGATGGCCAGCCGGCAGGAGCCagaaagaagaggaagaaggtggtcaAGACGATCATGCCGCGGGCGCTCATCGAATACATGATACTGAATCCCCACAATCCCTTCGTTGACTTCCGTGAAGACAAGCTGGGCAAAAGGCCTCAGTGGTTCCGCGATTTCTATGACGAACAGAAGGCCATGGCTGACAACATCATGGAGTACCAGCAGATCCTCATCAAGCAGTACCGTACCAAGGGGTATGCGGAGGACTATACAGAGGTCGAGGTCACCGGCGAGGAGGACTGCACCGACGACAAGGACAACAGGATCGAGAAGCAAAGGGGTTATGCAACTAATCTCTGTGTGTGTTTGCATGATCCAACTACCCAAGCCTAA